A DNA window from Coleofasciculus sp. FACHB-T130 contains the following coding sequences:
- a CDS encoding LD-carboxypeptidase, which translates to MLDFSAYQLPPPLQTGDLLRVIAPSGALREQEAFHKGVEIWRSRGYRVEISSGVEERWGYLAGRDDSRRQHLADAWKNPECKGILCARGGYGSARLLEDWSWQGAEQKKKIGDFLRSTPKWLIGFSDATGLLWSLGKVGIAGVHGPLLTTLAAEPEWSIQRLFDCVEGRPLEPLKGVGWGGGKVSGILIPGNLTVATHFLNTPVQPQLAGVILALEDVTEAPYRIDRMLTQWRMTGAFREVKGIALGRFSRCEAPPNISSLTVEEVLRDRLGNLGIPIVSDLPFGHDGPNAALPLGIPAQLDADRGSLSFSSTEQ; encoded by the coding sequence ATTTTGGATTTTTCCGCGTACCAACTACCCCCGCCTTTACAAACTGGCGACTTGCTGCGAGTCATTGCTCCCAGCGGTGCCTTGCGAGAACAGGAAGCGTTCCACAAAGGTGTGGAAATATGGCGATCGCGCGGCTACCGAGTCGAAATTAGCAGCGGCGTAGAGGAACGGTGGGGCTACCTTGCTGGTCGCGATGACAGCCGCCGCCAACACCTCGCAGACGCTTGGAAAAACCCTGAATGTAAAGGCATTCTCTGTGCCAGAGGCGGTTATGGTAGCGCCCGCTTACTAGAAGATTGGTCTTGGCAGGGTGCGGAACAGAAAAAGAAAATCGGAGATTTTTTACGCAGCACTCCCAAATGGCTGATCGGCTTTTCTGATGCCACTGGCTTGCTGTGGAGCCTCGGTAAAGTTGGCATTGCAGGGGTTCATGGCCCGTTGCTAACTACCCTTGCCGCAGAGCCAGAGTGGTCGATTCAGCGGCTGTTCGATTGCGTAGAAGGTCGCCCCCTAGAACCCTTAAAAGGAGTCGGCTGGGGCGGCGGTAAGGTCAGCGGCATCTTAATACCGGGTAATCTGACTGTAGCCACGCATTTTCTGAACACGCCCGTACAGCCCCAGCTAGCGGGCGTCATTCTCGCCTTGGAAGATGTGACTGAGGCTCCCTACCGCATTGACCGAATGTTAACGCAGTGGCGGATGACAGGGGCTTTTCGGGAAGTCAAAGGGATTGCGTTGGGGCGCTTTAGCCGCTGCGAAGCTCCGCCGAACATTTCTAGCTTGACGGTGGAAGAAGTATTGCGCGATCGCTTGGGGAATCTTGGCATTCCCATTGTCTCCGATCTCCCCTTTGGTCACGATGGTCCTAATGCAGCTTTACCCTTGGGAATCCCCGCTCAGTTAGATGCAGATCGCGGCAGTTTGAGTTTTTCCTCTACCGAGCAATAA
- a CDS encoding glycosyltransferase: protein MLHRPLKLLLLSTSVGALGTGLGGGVELTLLNVAQELLRRGHTLKIVAPQGSVLGDIPIVEIAGKLQTTAQTQGRSAPIVMPENSVLGNMWDYARQVQADYDLIFNIAYDWLPFYLTPFFNRAIAHFVSMGSLSAAMDRIVEQIAVQFPGTVGVYTLTQAETFPSPSQYRILGSGLDLSLYQFCSEPSAALAWVGRIAPEKGLEDAVAAAKITGIPLKILGKMQDEAYWKQICQDYPDAPVEYAGFFSTSELQQHLGNCRALLMTPRWVEAFGNVVIEALACGVPVISYSRGGPTEIIQDGKTGFLVEPDSVAGLVEAIGRIDQLDRYTCRQQAEAEYSLEALGDRMEEWFRDILQN, encoded by the coding sequence ATCTTGCATCGTCCATTGAAACTGTTGTTGCTCTCAACCTCGGTGGGCGCTCTCGGCACAGGGTTGGGGGGTGGCGTAGAACTAACCCTGCTCAACGTTGCCCAAGAGCTGCTCCGGCGGGGACATACCCTAAAAATTGTGGCTCCCCAAGGCTCTGTGCTGGGAGATATTCCAATTGTCGAAATTGCTGGAAAACTTCAGACAACGGCTCAGACGCAAGGACGGAGTGCCCCGATTGTCATGCCGGAGAATTCTGTGCTGGGCAATATGTGGGATTATGCGCGGCAAGTCCAAGCTGACTACGATCTGATTTTCAACATTGCCTATGATTGGCTACCGTTCTATCTAACGCCATTTTTTAATCGAGCGATCGCCCATTTCGTGAGTATGGGTTCTCTCTCGGCAGCGATGGATCGCATTGTGGAACAGATTGCCGTTCAGTTTCCCGGTACGGTTGGCGTCTACACATTGACACAGGCAGAAACGTTTCCCAGTCCGTCGCAGTATCGGATTCTGGGAAGTGGTCTGGATTTATCGCTTTATCAATTTTGCTCAGAACCTTCCGCCGCCTTGGCTTGGGTGGGTCGGATTGCTCCAGAAAAAGGTCTAGAGGATGCCGTTGCCGCTGCCAAAATCACCGGCATTCCCCTAAAAATCCTTGGCAAAATGCAAGATGAAGCATATTGGAAGCAGATTTGTCAAGATTACCCCGATGCTCCTGTAGAATATGCGGGATTTTTCTCCACATCCGAACTGCAACAGCATCTAGGCAATTGTCGAGCGTTATTGATGACGCCTCGCTGGGTGGAAGCGTTTGGCAATGTGGTGATTGAGGCGCTTGCGTGTGGGGTGCCCGTCATTTCTTATTCCAGAGGTGGCCCGACTGAAATTATTCAGGATGGGAAGACGGGCTTTTTGGTGGAGCCGGATAGCGTGGCGGGGTTGGTTGAGGCAATTGGACGCATCGATCAACTTGACCGCTATACTTGCCGCCAACAAGCCGAAGCGGAATATTCCCTGGAAGCACTGGGCGATCGCATGGAAGAATGGTTTCGGGATATCTTGCAAAATTAA